DNA sequence from the Malus domestica chromosome 11, GDT2T_hap1 genome:
GTTAGTCTTACACACTAAAGGTCTCCAGTTCGATCCTGGGCAgcaacattttttatttatcactTTTtgccacattttttttttccagtgcATGTTTTGAAATTTCTCTTCTTTTACCCAAAAGTAGGGACTTCTTGGGGTGAAAATTGAAGTCGTCTTAAGACCAACTCTAATGATGGGTTAAAAGCCAAATTATCCCTTAAAATTTAGCTTAGAAAtcgtaatttaaatttttttagattaaaatgttcataaaattaatttatgataatctacatatttattttattttatttttaatttaatttaacaaaaaaattagcctaagttcattctttaataatctcgggctaaaattttagactAGAACGGTTGGAGTATAAAAGCtgtttttgggctaaaagctaaattttccgggctaaaatatTTGTCTTTTAGCCCAACCATTGAAGATGGTCTAAGATTTGCTGAGAAGAAGAATTATCActtacaagaaaagaaaaaaatatttcttaGACGATACGATGTTGAGTTTCCACCATGCGTTTCTAGTTCGAAACTCTTTCATCTCCTAAATTATTGTTATAGTTTCGAActccttaataaaaaataaatatttcctAGAAGAAAAAGGTTGACATAGAAAATGTAGGAAAAAGAATTGCCCAAAAGTGGTACTCAATCAAATGTAAATGTAATGAACAACAAAAATACATTGGCAGGTAAATCAGATTTATACATCTCTACCTTCGTTACATTACATTAACATTACGGCCTCCTTCCAATTGATGCCTACATGAAATACATGATGTTGATGGTACTTTGGCCATGTACATCCTGCACAAATACCTCAAAAAGGGAATTCTCCGCTCAAGTAAGTCCTCGAAAATGACTCCCAAAAGTGCTTATCCCTAGTTAGCAGAAACGATTACTCGCACCTTAGCAGTGACTTCTGGGTGAAGTTTCAGTTCTGCAATATATTCTCCTATCTCTCGAATATCTGGCAGCGACACAATGCGCTTGTCCACTTCCCTACATATGAATGAAAGAACAGACATGGAGCAATCAGGGTGTGTTTGGAAAAGATTAAATGACAAACACCGGCATGAAAGATTTGAATTGCAAAATATCACACCATTTGCAATCCACACATACACACATTAAATTATCACAAACCTTTAAACTGCAAAATACACGTGCATACAATAAACTATCACAATGTTTTTCTGTTTGGAAAAGTTTGGTTCCGGGGATATGTTTGCAAGGTCTTCTCGAGAAGTTTCTAACCATTTAAGCTAATGCATTAATACAAAATTAATCTCTTCTTCTTGGTCAAAGTGAGGAGTCACAATTCAAGACTTAATTGGAAAAGTTTGGATCCGGGGATATATCCTTCTTGCTGCTTTTCCCTCTTTTCTTTTTGGGGGTGTTGCGGTTTAAAAGCAAAATTCTGCTGCTAGCCTGCAGTAGTTCTTAAGCGTAAAAGTATTGATGCTTGTGTTATGAAACTATATGGTATATATCATGCGTACAGAATTCAGATAATAATAACAGAGCTCGTGCGAAAATTGTGAATGATATATCGATCATACTCTTACTTGATAAAAGATACTTACCTGTAAAGTTGTGCCTTGATTATGTCAACAAGATCTTGGGGGGTGACGCTGCAGAAACATATCTCTGTTAAATTTCATATGCAGACAGTGCATGAAGTTTATATGTCGCACTGAATACAACTCACCTTCCAAAAATTAACTTTCCTTTTCCACCTTTGCGCTTCACCTTGAAACCCCCAACAGTTTCAAAAATACGAGCAAGTTGCTCCGCCTCTTCTTTTACCTGCACCAAGATGAAATAATCTTACAAGACATGATTGATAGGACGAAATCATACAATATAGAATCTACTGCCAAGAGAGGTATCAAATGCATTTAAAATTGTTTTGCTGTACAACACCACATAAAACACAATCAGCACAGAGCCAGAGTACATCCAAATCATATTTTAAATGTGAGATAAAAATATATGAGTATGGCGCCCAAAacaaaaggagaaaacaaatGTGTTAATTACCCGTATTTTCTCTGCCTCAATCCTTTCCTCTTCCACCTTCATTTCCCTGGAAAGAACAATTAAAATTATGAGTAATATGTTCTTAAGagatatataattaatttgGTACCCTAATTATTCTTCCCAAAAAACCTAAAAAGTGTGAATGCCATTAGGTAATTTGATTTAACTCCCACCAAAACTTATGTTTATGCCTTACGGCATAATGTAGTCTTAGACACAAAACCCTTGTGTGACATGTCATCTATCAATGTTTAATGAGCAAAAGTTTATATTCGGTGAATCATAATATACATTACAAACAATTGTTTATTGGATAAAAACCATGTAGTTGTAACTTGGAACTTATAAATTAAGCAGGCTAATGGCTTGTGCAGTCTAAGAAAATACATCAAGAAAAGAGGCATATTCACACAATAGGTGCTAAACCCTCTTTATGTCTATCTCTAGTTTAAATTTCTATCTGAAAACGTAAGAAAAGAATTGCACCCAAGGACTGAGATGTTTCCAATTAATTTGCAGAAGCAACTAAGAAGCATAATAGTTGTGCAAATAAAAGTTCACATTTTGATGCAGAGAACTTGAGAAGTATTACTATTAGTACCTCACATTGATTTTATATGAGCATGGATCAAACTCGAAGTATATGAATCGGCTGAACATTCAAATTTTGTGTCGAATTTATGAAAGAATTTCAGAGTTGGTAGTATACACTAAAGGCAGTTTACATTAGAGAGCAGTTTACTATTGGTAATCAAGTCTCACCACAAACATCGATCGACATTTCATACATTACTTTCACAACTTGTATATGCCTCCTCTTTCCGTCCCATACATTATCTAATCAATTCCGTCAGCATTCTGCATAAGTTCTATCTTATGGTTTCCAACTAAAACTTTTCGTCATCAAACTAGTTTGACTCGTAAACACAACACAAAACAACAGATTCACATGTCTTATTGTAAACTTCAGATATGAAAATGTGAAACATAAAGTGGaagaaattgacaaaaacaaataaagggGCTCGTTCCGAATGAGAAAATTCAGTTATGCATTACTTGAGCAGCAGGGGAGTGACAATCTGGGCTTTCCCCAATGGTAGCAGATAATTCCTGTAATAACCAGCTTTCACACTTAAAAGTTGCCCTTTCTTTCCCAGGTCAGTTATGTCCTCCTTTAGAATTATCTGAAACAACCAAACAACCAAACAACAAca
Encoded proteins:
- the LOC103448040 gene encoding large ribosomal subunit protein bL9c, which encodes MASAASTLSWSSSSWLQSFAGNTNEATKLSDRRTGLVVVAQKKAKKARTIILKEDITDLGKKGQLLSVKAGYYRNYLLPLGKAQIVTPLLLKEMKVEEERIEAEKIRVKEEAEQLARIFETVGGFKVKRKGGKGKLIFGSVTPQDLVDIIKAQLYREVDKRIVSLPDIREIGEYIAELKLHPEVTAKVRVIVSAN